The genome window CCATGAttagcttcacacacacacacacacacacacacacacacacacgatccaGTGGAACCGTATGCTCACCTGTGATTAGACATAAACCACTTACTAAAACTAGGCTGCTTAGTCAAAGGAGGCTCGAGTTCAAATCCTCAAAGACCTACAACACAAAACCACCTGAAAACAGGTGAGTGTTAATGATGAGACACGATGAGGCCTTTTTGAAAGGTTGGACGTGAAACACGTTCAAGACCTCAAAGCAAACTGAAAAGCTGTGAGACAGGTATGACACACTATGAGACTGTACTGTACCAGTAAGGGTGAAAATGTAGTGAAAGAAGTTATTTATACTCATGAACGCATCGTGGCTATTATAAGGAGACACCGAAACCAGGATGTAgtgacttttcttttttattattggcTATTTTGTGTAACTTGGAGTGCAGTTCACTGTTGCGCCACGGGGCGTCGTGCTCCAGCCGTTCAGGTGGCCGTGACGTCATCCGGGCTCAAGGCgtcgcgcgtgtgtgcgcgctcgGGTCCATCCAGATCTGCCAGGGGTGCAGCACGAGCGGAGCAGCGGACGCGAGCGACGGCGCCTCTTCTGATCGCCGCGATGGATTCGCGTGTGTGATGTCACCGCGCGGTTGGAAGGTGAGGACGTCGACGCTCGTCTTCTcattgtgcgtgtgtttgtgtgtgattcgATGTCGGTGCCGTTACGCAAAACCGCACGCGTTCGAAGCGTCCTCCGAGCGTCGCGCATTTCGCCTGCGTCTCCATTGAAAGTTAATCCCGCAGGCTGCGTCCGTGGAGCGGCACGGGAACATGCCCCGCACCGCACCGCAACGGAGCGGCGCGCGAGCGGACGGAGCTCCGCGGCGCGTCCCCGCTACAATAAGTCGAAACGCAGCCAAGTAATAAATGACAGTGGACGCAGCCTCTTTGAACAAACGCGTCATTGCGCAATAATCCAGTGTAGGTTGCGCATTTATGAAGAGTTGCACCTTTCTGTCGGTGTGCTGTGGCTGCACGGCCGCCGCCGTTCCGTGGTTATTAGGACGTCAACAACCGcattactgctgctgcagtggtccTCAAAACATGTTGGTGTCGAAATCAATCAGCACCAAGAAGAGCTTTTCAGGGTTATCGGCCTTAAGAGGATTACGGCCGGCAGATAAACTAGACCGGGGGACACCTCACCCAGCCATTTAACTGCGCGTCCCTGAACGCCGCGCAGCACGTGTCAGCAAATCTAATGTATTGTTTTTGGTCACGGCTGAATGATAGAGCTCAGCTGTCGGTGTTGCACTTTGTGCGCTCGCTGATAACGGCTGCCACGCAACACTTGCACTGCAACCTGCTCGCTGTCCTCGGGTCTAACCCCTCGTCTCTGTCCCGATAAGCAGATGCGAGGCCGCTGATCGACGAACCTCTGGCCGGAATCATGGGCAACCAGCTGAGCGACATGGCTCCCGCCGCGCCGTTCCTGCCGCACTTCCACTCGCTGcacgtggtggtggtgggtctGGACTCGGCCGGCAAGACCTCGCTGCTCTACAGGCTCAAGCTCAAGGAGTTCGTGAAGACCATCCCCACCAAGGGCTTCAACACGGAGAAGATCAAGGTGTCCGTGGGCGCGTCCCGCTCCATCACCTTCCAGGTGTGGGACGTGGGCGGCCAGGAGAAGCTGCGGCCGCTGTGGAAGTCGTACACGCGGCGCACGGACGGCATCGTGTTCGTGGTGGACGCCGCGGAGCCGGAGCGCATGGAGGAGGCCAAGGTGGAGCTCCACCGCATCAGCCGCACGCCGGAGAACCAGGGcgtgccggtgctggtgctggccAACAAgcaggacgcggcggcggcgctgggcgCCGGCgaggtggagaagctgctgtcgGCGCACGAGCTGAGCGCGCACACGCTGCTCCACGTGCAGGGCTGCAGCGCCGTGGACGGCCGCGGGCTCCAGCCGGGCCTGGAGAAGCTCTACGACATGGtcctgaagaggaagaagatggtGAGGCACAACCGGAGCCGGCGGCGGTGAGCGGCGGGGGGTGCGTTCAGGCGCTCCGCAGCTCAATGGGCTCGTTTAGTGGGGGACGATTTGTGCCAACAGAACGGTTACGCGCTGCCTGAGGGTCCGGAGGAGGGATTTACTCACGACGCATTGTGTTGTAACAAAGCAGCTCCCACGTGAAAACAACGAGCGACTCGGAGGTCGAAGAACCTTTCTCCTCAGAACTTAGAACCTGTTTGACCGTTCACAAGCACAAGCGGCGGCTGATCTGCTGCGGAGGCGTTTCTTCAGGAGCACGTCGTCGTAAATGAAGGTCTCGGTGATGGAGATGATGCTTCGTCTCACTCAGTTCATCATTAGCGCGGTGTTTATATACAAGTTGTTCGATTTTGTAACACTGAAGACTTAATAAATCAAAGCACTGTACAGAACAAGTGTAACAAGAGTTTTTATTAGAATCTGTCCACGTGTTTAAAGGTGCTTTTACCAGATGTTTTAAAACAAAGCACAGTTTGACTGTTGCCTGTTCTTTAGCTCACAGTGGAACCCATTGATTTGTAATGTAAGTAATTGGATCGTGtgcaaacacatttattattccaGTGGCTCAGTGACTTCATCCCTTCAGTGGTCGCAGTGTCGCGTTTCCCGTCTGATGAGGTAATAAGTTTCCTCCTCCAGATTCCTCAATGTCACAGACTCCAAGCGCACGTTGACTTCCGTGCCCTCGTCGTCCCCATTATTCACGCTGAGCTCATTAAAACTTCCAAGGAGGTCTTTTGCAGACTCATCCCGACACCAGCTGGCGCCTGGGCATAAATTAGCATCGTGATGCGGCGTTTTCAACAGCTGAGACGCAGCGCGGCCGCGTGCAGCATCAGTCAGTCGACAGCAAACGCGTGATCTGCAGCGAAGGAGACTCGGCGCTGCTCGCTCCGCGGCTGATCCGTCCAGCGGGCGCACGTCTCACAGGAGGCGGAACCCTCAGCGCTGGTGTCAGGACTGGAAGAAGCCAACGGCCCACAGCCGTGTCCCAGAAACACGGTCACACCTGATGCCCCCGATGAGGAGGAATCGGCTAAAAAGAAGTGATGCTAATGGTTCGATGACCTCAGTTGTGCGActaggaacacaaacacagttttgcCCCGTCAGATAAATAACAACACATCAATAATCTCTTTACAGCCCCTCTGATGGGAAGCAGCGGGGCGCGGCCTACAAACACAAGCCTCTTAACACGTCCAACTGGGGGCTAGGCATAATTTCCCCGTCGCCACGGCAACCTGAAGTCGGCAACCACTAAAGGGTGACCTGAGGGGGCAGCGGTGGGGGTCAGATTGCTTTTCCGTGGCGGGATGTCGGATCCAGTTGAGGTTCACGAGGGGGCAGAGATTAGAAAACGAGCCCAGGATCAATACTGAGCCCTGAGATCCTCATCTCACACCGGCCGCCTGGCTTTTCCTCTATTATTGTCGCTCCGTGTCTGTTTTTAATCCGTTCCTGCCTCCACCTGTCGATTCCAGAGGGCAGCGGTTAGCGGCAGGTACGGTGCAGGACTCTGAGGGGAGCGCCGTTAGTGGGAGGGCTGGATTAGTGGCTTTTACTCCTGCGGGGCCGTAAAGCTGCCACTTGGCCTTCGTCTGGATGGAATAGATGGGGAGGGacacgcggggggggggggggggggggggggggcatcgctCATCCTCGAGGCCAAAGGAGCAGGagcaacaaaagacaaatcACAGTGGGTGGAGCGCATGGAATCGCCTCACTCGGAGGTGATCCTGCATCAGAGTGAGGGGATCTAATCACCCGTCCTTCATCTCAGCCATAATGCTATTATAATATTCATTGTATTTGCTGGAGACAGGTAGCGCAGCAGGTGTGGAGGATGGAGTCATCCTTATTCATGGCCACGTTTCTTCCACACAGATTCAGATGAGTCACCGCTCGGGAACTATGATGGAATTATGTCTCGCATATTGACTGGGATTTAAACTTTATGGCCAAACTCTCCAATAAGTCTGAGGCTCCCAAGGATCAGGATTCAGTTAAGGATAACTTCATCTGGTTGTGTCTGTGAACAGGGCTCATCAGTTCATGGTGAACCGTGTTTATTCTTTTCCAGCATCTGTAAAATTACACATCTGTTGTGGTTTGGATTTTACTTGTGATTACTACAAAACAATACAAGATTTAAATATCTTTCTGACATCTGTCCAGAATGTGTGATGATGACCTCGtcatcttttgttttgttctaccACTGACTAATCCTGATTCTCCACACCCACTCTGACACCGTGGGTCTGCCCTTTATCCCATACCAGGATTACCCAGAATCCCGTCTGGTGCTTGCCAGCTTGTGGGGTGAGTGTGAGCGATGCCCACTAAACGGCGGCACTGCTAAGTCCTGGGTGTCACTGCTGCTTTGAATCGGAGTTGCTCAAACCCAGACTAATGCGGAGCAGACCTGCTGAGAGTGGTGTCCAGTTCAAAGCTGTTTATTTGTGTCGCTCTAGAAATGTGCTGACTCGAGGATGATGTGGCTCCGTTTAATGTAACAGGAGCCACAGTTAAAGATGGAGCTGACCTAGACCCACATTATGCTCTACTGAGGCTTGTGACTAGTGGAGCGTTTAGCTCCTAAAGAGACTATTTAACAGGGAAACAGTGGAAGTCCGACGTGGACTGAAACTGGAGTGTAAGGAATGATGGAGGTGGCGGTTTCAGATCCTGAAGCCCAGCTGTGTCTCAAACCACTGACACTGTCTCCatttgtggagctgctgtcccCACATGGCTTCTGTTGTGGTGACGTCCTGCCTGTGGGAGTGGGAGCCCTGTGCTCTGTGACAGGACCAGCTGTGACCACCGGCACCGGGCTGCTTTCACAGATAGCACGGGGCACGTGGGAGAGAGCGTGCACGTGAGCCGTGGAGCTCATGTCTGTGTTGGGGAGATTTCTCTGTCCACTTGTTGAAGGCGATGTGATGCTGAACTCAGAGTCAGAGTGGTTAGTGAAGTCCGTCCAATCATTTTCAAGTAGGTGTTTTTGATATGAAGCATTTGCTCAACTGATTCTGGAATCTGATGACTTATGTCCTGCGTGCTAGTGGGTTTATTATATGTGCACAGTGGACTGAAAACTGAATTCTACAGAGAGAACGAAGGAATGTTGTCCGAGGCTGTAAAGGGGAACCCATGTGGATCAGATCTGGTATTTAGGACTTGATCATAGTGGCTCTTTGTTCCCTGCAGCCAGCCTTCACACGTAGTGAGGCCATCACGTCACATCATGAAGGTGAGCAGTGGAATCCAAGTCTTCCAGTGAACCAGACCTCAGTGCTCACAGTTAACTGGAGTTCAATCACACGTCTACCGACCCACAGAGTCCACAGGTGCCACGAAATTCTGCTCGACGAACCTAAAACTGGGCTGGTTGCAGAATGAGACCACAGGTCACAAATAGCCTTTTGCAAATAAAAGCTACTTCCTGTTAAAGTCGACCTAATGCATGATCTATTTTAACTATTTATACATGATGTGAAACCACCCTGGCATTTCCCTGCAGAATAGAGGAGGTTTCTATTATCACGAAGGAAAAAGATGAAAGTGAACGCCAACCATTGTGTGGACGCCTTTTAGAACGCGTCCTGTGGCTCACATTCGCCTCCAATGAAGCATCTGGTGATCTGTAGCTGCGCTGAGTAGATGGACGTAACCAGCTTCCGCCTACTCTTTCATTAGGAACTTATTAAACCTGAATGGGAACCTGGAGCGTGCAATAAGAAACACCTCAGGCATCAGCCACTAAGTATCCTATCATTGTGTCAAGGGCACGGTGCAGAGACCACCTTCATTGTGCTGTAACACAGAGAAGCTTTCATTCGTCATTCAcctgctgtgtttcagctgtGTTCATGCAGACACACCAACAGCTGGAGGTTTGTTTTCAAAGTACACGTAGAGAAGAAAGAGCATAAATACCCAGAACCCGACGAAGCGAAGAGGCAGCGAAGGATAGAAGCGACGCTTCACCGTCCCTgtcagctgcagcccagcgtCATGGGACCAGGGCACAGGGGGTGAGGGGGAGCACGCAGGGCTGTGGATCCTGATACAGGCGGCGCGTGCTGCAGTGCAGAGACGCAGGATGTGAAGCACGTGGCTGCAGGTGAACCCTGACTCCAGGAGCGCTCACTGTGGCTTCAGCAAAGTCACGTCCCTCTCTGACATGAGGGATGGAGTTCAcgtttcaattcagttttatttatatagcaccaactCACAACGTAGTTGTCTAAAGGCACTTCACAAGGGAAGATCTAAGACCTTACACAGCTAAACCCAActaatcccacatacagcaagccttcaAATGGAATGAATGActatttgacagcaacagtggaggaaaacggcagaaccaggctgaatgtgggcggccatctgcctcggccgGCCGGGGTGAGGGGTGAGAGAGCGCCACAAGCAGGAAGGTTCCCAAGAAAACCATGCATGacatcacatgcagcagctgtggttCAGATGATAGTGGATGTTTTAAAACAAGCTTAAAAACACATCACGCAACATTTTGGTTAAATAATTCACGCGTGTTAATCTCCACAGGccaattaaaaacacagctACTTTAAAACAATGTTGTCTGAAGCTCGTTagtaaaaaatgtttgtttaatccACATAAAATTAGAAATGTTCAAAGTCTGAGTCTTATTCAACCTGTTTCAACATTTCTTCAGTCTATTTTTACAAACCTTATGTCATTTAGCTTTAGAAATCGTTTATTAAAGCCTCATGAGAACTGGCTTCGTGGTCCAAACCTCTTTCACTGGCTTAGTCTGGTCATGTAAGCTGAAGTTGATGCTGTAGCCTCAGCATTTAACATTATTAACACCGATTAGCCAAGATGGCTGAGCTATTTGAGGAGGTCTTATCAGAAAAGAAGGTTGTATTGTTGTGATTAATCTTTTGCCTGTAGATCTGACCAACGGCCTGGGAATATTTCCCAGATCGTATGTTCAGCTTGTAAGATCCAGTTTGGCTTGTTACTGGTTTCTGTCCTATGAGTGGAAGGTAGTAGTTGCCAATAGGAGCATCACTGTGTGACCGTGTCTTGCTGTGTAACTCTCCTCCAGGCTGAGGGGACACAGTCATACTTTCACTCTgcaccaaaaacaaacatggagctcGTGTTCTCATCCCAGAAGTAGGTTGCTGCCTCTAATCTGCCCGGTAACAGTTGTGCAGCGCGCACATGTATGTCCGTGTGCACGTATGGCTTTGATGGTTGTGTGCAAACATGCATAAGTGGGCACGTTTGCATGTGCAGCCGGCAGCGAGTGGGCTGAGgtgattggaggaggaggaagagtgggaggaagaggaggaggccagtgGTGAAAAGCTCCAACTGAGGCTAAAGATAGCACAGTGCTCGCAGGCGCCCGGCGAAGCTTCGCTGTCTCTGTCAAGgttacacacacaagcacggaAGACGTAACATCAGTGCACGGGGGCTGGAAAGAAGGtcctcaaacacacatacatgggcttttattttatgatGTGATTCTAAAGTCCAGGTGACAGAGTTGAGAGTGTTGCTCTAGTTTTGATGCATCGTTCTCCCTCACATCTCGTCTGGAAGTATGTGTCCTTCCTTTCATGTAAATCAATTAGACCTGATGTGGGGAAAGGGGTTAGAAGATCCCAGCGCTCCTGGTAAACATGAGGATTAAAGGGTTAATGAAGCAGGAGTCACGTCAGcggctgcagtgacacactgaTCCACTTCAGCATGTCGGTACATCACTAAGCGCCGGGTCTAAAGATAGAGCCGCTCTAATGGACGCTGTCCAAAAGACGCTAATCACAGCCACCAGCTCATTCACGGAGGCTAATTAGAGTCTCTGATCTCACTTTAACCAGTCGTAGCCCTTTGGAAACGCTGGAGCCCcgacgaggagctgctggaagaaAAGAGGTCCGTCTTAAACTCCATCCTCTGATGAGCTGCTGTCCTCTGTAATTTGGTTGGGAAAAACAAGCTTGGTGCTTAATTGGTTTGGACTTCTCCTCTCATTCACCCTGTTTGGAGACGACAGATGAAATGGTGTCAGCGTGTCGTAGGAGTGAACCTAGCGACAAGGTCCATCCTTTGCCAGGATCACAAACGAACGGTCAATTAACAGAGCTCCGTCTTTGTCTGGAACTATTCGTGAGTGAGGATCTAAAACCTTTTCCCACTGCTTTGAGATTGAGGTCACGACAAATTAGACACACATCAAACCCAGAAatcagcaacacaacaacacagtgtaaTTGTGACACCAGCCGAACATTCATTATTgttgtaataaaaacatgaggACAAAGAgatcaacacacaaacaggctgtaATGATGTAGATAATGGGACCGTTATCAGTCAGTCCAGGCTGTTTAACACAGAGTGAATGGAGCAGTTGCTTTGAAAGCAGGATGCTGTGGGTCTAAAGCTCCAGTCTGTGCTATGGGATGTAAACAATGCATTCATGAGCCTTGATTTAGAATCGTGTATATGATCCAAtaagaaacaggaaacagctaaTGTGTTTGCTCAGTCACCCAGAAGTGTAAAAATGTTCAGATGAATAAATccactatatactgtatatgagaaCTACTTACATAACACTTTGACCCGTGGCTGAGCTAAGCCCTGACTTTAAGTGCCATTAGGAACCAGAGCAGCCAGCTCAGACTGAGCCTGACCTGCTGTGAAGGAGAACGGCCGGGGTCAGGACCTCCTCTCTCCACCGCGGGCCCGATGGAGGCGCAGGGACCCCCGGGAGGAGAGCGGGCGCGTttacacacaggctgcagcagcgtccaCCCCACGACTGTCTCGCTCCCTGCGAACACGTCGGATGAAGCCCCGCTTTAGGCCGAATCAAGGTGGGAGCTCCGGCAGATGGTGAAATCCATCACACTGCACAACGGCTGTCTCCTGCCTCCTATAGAAAGCCCTATTGTTATGTTCCCTCTACAATAAGACAAATACGCCGCCGCTGACTGATTACAGCGgcttctggctgctgctg of Betta splendens chromosome 19, fBetSpl5.4, whole genome shotgun sequence contains these proteins:
- the arl4d gene encoding ADP-ribosylation factor-like protein 4D translates to MGNQLSDMAPAAPFLPHFHSLHVVVVGLDSAGKTSLLYRLKLKEFVKTIPTKGFNTEKIKVSVGASRSITFQVWDVGGQEKLRPLWKSYTRRTDGIVFVVDAAEPERMEEAKVELHRISRTPENQGVPVLVLANKQDAAAALGAGEVEKLLSAHELSAHTLLHVQGCSAVDGRGLQPGLEKLYDMVLKRKKMVRHNRSRRR